The following are encoded in a window of Amphibacillus xylanus NBRC 15112 genomic DNA:
- a CDS encoding biotin--[acetyl-CoA-carboxylase] ligase: MSSTREQLIKLLSHHANTFVSGQWLSDQLSISRTAVWKQIKQLEEDGYRFESVPNKGYRLTYIPDKVSKNTVYWGLKTKSIGKKIEHYDQIESTQTLAIKRAQEGCDEGLVIIAEKQIAGRGRRARHWDSNHDKGVWLSLVLRPDIMPIQSPQLTLLTATVLLDVIEEITQLKPEVKWPNDILINGKKVAGILTQAQAEHDQVHYAVIGIGLNVNQEKSELTDPIKHSATSLQIETSKSYSKQLVIQTILNRFEEVYFNYLKDGFKSIKTKWLKSAYRLGERLEYSINGEVKSGVFIDLSDDGCLIIENDDRQQEKLYTAKIHWF, from the coding sequence ATGTCATCCACCCGTGAACAATTAATTAAATTATTATCACACCATGCAAATACATTTGTTTCAGGACAATGGTTATCTGATCAGCTATCTATATCTCGAACAGCCGTATGGAAACAAATCAAGCAGTTAGAGGAAGATGGCTATCGATTTGAATCTGTTCCGAATAAAGGCTATCGCCTAACATATATCCCTGATAAAGTTAGTAAAAATACAGTTTATTGGGGACTAAAAACAAAATCTATTGGTAAGAAAATTGAGCATTATGATCAAATTGAGTCTACACAAACGCTAGCTATCAAGCGTGCACAGGAAGGCTGTGACGAAGGATTAGTAATTATCGCTGAAAAACAAATAGCTGGAAGAGGTAGACGTGCACGTCATTGGGATTCAAATCATGACAAAGGGGTTTGGTTAAGTTTGGTCTTAAGACCGGACATTATGCCGATCCAGTCACCCCAATTAACTTTATTAACTGCAACTGTTTTATTGGATGTAATTGAAGAAATTACACAATTAAAACCAGAAGTAAAGTGGCCTAATGATATTTTAATTAATGGCAAAAAAGTTGCAGGAATTTTAACACAAGCACAGGCTGAACATGATCAAGTCCATTATGCTGTTATTGGAATAGGCTTAAATGTTAACCAAGAAAAGAGCGAGTTAACTGATCCAATTAAGCATTCCGCAACGTCATTACAAATTGAAACAAGTAAATCCTATTCAAAGCAACTGGTGATTCAAACGATATTAAATCGTTTTGAAGAAGTCTATTTTAACTATCTTAAAGATGGTTTTAAATCAATTAAAACGAAATGGCTTAAATCTGCTTATCGTTTGGGTGAACGCTTAGAATATAGTATTAATGGTGAAGTAAAATCAGGTGTGTTTATTGATTTGAGTGATGATGGCTGTTTAATTATTGAAAATGATGATCGACAGCAAGAAAAGCTTTACACAGCTAAAATCCATTGGTTTTAG
- the panB gene encoding 3-methyl-2-oxobutanoate hydroxymethyltransferase: protein MKTQFEFLKMKQANDKITMITAYDYPSAKLSEKANIDMILVGDSVGMVVLGYDSTVNVTLDDMIHHGKAVRRGAPNTFIVVDMPFMTYHVSIEDTLKNAKRLFQETNAQALKVEGGSESVIAVIEKLTEAGIPVVAHIGLTPQLVNVLGGFKVQGKDQKNAERLIKEARAVEQAGAIACVLEGIPSELGKVITDQLSIPTIGIGAGIDCDGQVLVYHDLLKYGVDRLPRFVKTYADMNHTIEQAITAYINDVKQLTFPAQEHTYALNPDTKL, encoded by the coding sequence ATGAAAACTCAATTTGAATTTTTAAAAATGAAACAAGCAAATGATAAAATTACGATGATCACCGCTTATGATTATCCATCAGCAAAACTAAGTGAAAAAGCTAATATCGATATGATCCTAGTTGGTGACTCTGTTGGGATGGTTGTTCTTGGATACGATTCAACTGTTAATGTAACGTTAGATGATATGATTCATCATGGTAAAGCAGTTAGAAGAGGTGCACCAAACACATTTATCGTTGTTGATATGCCATTTATGACTTATCATGTTTCAATCGAAGATACATTAAAAAATGCAAAGAGATTATTTCAGGAGACTAACGCTCAGGCCTTAAAAGTAGAAGGCGGTTCTGAATCGGTTATAGCTGTTATAGAGAAATTAACAGAAGCAGGTATTCCTGTTGTTGCTCATATTGGCCTTACACCACAATTAGTTAACGTGTTAGGTGGATTTAAAGTTCAAGGAAAAGATCAAAAAAATGCTGAGCGCTTAATCAAAGAAGCACGCGCAGTTGAACAAGCGGGAGCCATTGCCTGTGTATTGGAAGGTATTCCGAGCGAATTAGGCAAAGTGATAACAGACCAATTATCGATTCCGACAATTGGAATCGGAGCTGGTATTGATTGTGATGGACAAGTGCTAGTTTATCATGATTTATTAAAATATGGCGTTGATCGTCTGCCGCGTTTTGTTAAAACATATGCTGACATGAATCATACTATTGAACAAGCTATAACAGCATATATAAATGATGTTAAGCAATTAACGTTTCCTGCTCAAGAGCATACTTATGCACTAAATCCTGATACAAAATTATAA
- the panC gene encoding pantoate--beta-alanine ligase, whose protein sequence is MKVIKSIDEMKQVISKLKSIERSIGFVPTMGYLHEGHLSLLKEARKEADIVVLSIFVNPLQFGENEDFGHYPRNEDHDLLLAQENHVDYVFMPQVKEMYPKSVGISMQVNQRIGVLCDRSRPGHFSGVVTVLTKLFHVIQPTYAYFGLKDAQQVAIVDLLINDFNFPIQLRMVPTVREADGLAKSSRNVNLSDAERKEAINLYQSLLIGKQRIIDGRHSIDKIERDLTDYLNQRISGKVDYVEILSFPSLEPITTDDKQVIIALAVQFKRVRLIDNLIINL, encoded by the coding sequence ATGAAAGTCATAAAATCAATCGATGAAATGAAGCAAGTGATTTCAAAGCTTAAATCAATTGAACGCTCAATTGGTTTTGTTCCGACTATGGGTTATCTACATGAAGGACATTTATCATTGCTTAAAGAGGCGAGAAAAGAAGCTGACATTGTCGTATTAAGTATTTTTGTCAATCCGCTTCAATTTGGTGAAAATGAGGATTTTGGTCATTATCCAAGAAATGAAGACCATGATCTCTTATTAGCGCAAGAAAATCATGTTGATTATGTCTTTATGCCACAGGTTAAAGAGATGTATCCTAAATCTGTTGGTATATCTATGCAAGTTAATCAAAGAATCGGAGTTTTATGCGATAGAAGTAGACCAGGTCATTTTTCTGGTGTCGTGACTGTATTAACTAAACTATTTCATGTCATCCAACCAACATACGCTTATTTCGGTTTAAAGGATGCTCAACAAGTAGCGATTGTTGATCTATTAATTAATGATTTTAATTTTCCAATTCAATTACGTATGGTTCCAACGGTCAGAGAAGCGGACGGTTTAGCGAAAAGTAGTAGAAATGTAAATTTATCCGACGCTGAACGAAAAGAAGCGATAAATTTATATCAATCACTTTTAATCGGTAAACAAAGAATCATTGACGGCAGACATTCTATTGATAAAATAGAAAGAGACTTAACCGACTATTTAAATCAGCGTATATCTGGTAAAGTGGATTATGTTGAAATTTTAAGTTTCCCAAGCTTAGAACCAATTACAACCGATGATAAACAAGTTATAATTGCTTTAGCTGTTCAATTTAAACGCGTACGATTAATAGATAATCTTATTATTAACCTGTAA
- the panD gene encoding aspartate 1-decarboxylase, translating into MFRTMMKSKIHQARVSEANLNYVGSITIDQDLLDATDILPNEKVQIVNNNNGARFETYVIPGERGSGVICLNGAAARLAQVGDIVIIIAYAIISDDELPSFTPKVALVDEFNRIVKMIDTEPPLTETI; encoded by the coding sequence ATGTTTCGGACAATGATGAAATCAAAAATTCATCAAGCACGTGTAAGTGAAGCCAATTTAAATTATGTCGGAAGTATTACAATTGATCAGGATTTACTTGATGCAACTGATATTCTTCCAAATGAGAAAGTGCAAATTGTAAATAATAATAATGGGGCTCGCTTTGAGACATATGTGATTCCAGGTGAAAGAGGAAGTGGCGTCATTTGTTTAAACGGTGCAGCAGCTCGACTAGCTCAAGTAGGAGATATCGTGATTATTATTGCTTATGCAATCATTTCAGATGACGAGCTACCAAGTTTTACACCTAAAGTTGCACTTGTAGATGAATTTAATCGGATAGTTAAAATGATTGATACAGAACCACCATTAACAGAAACAATCTAA
- the dinG gene encoding ATP-dependent DNA helicase DinG, giving the protein MKTFAIVDLETTGNSAHKGDRIIEVAIVIYRDGKIIKQYNQLINPETHISRFISYLTGITNETVVDRPIFSEVAHEIYSHFENVYFVAHNVPFDLGFLNYELKNAGLPAITQPVIDTVELSRILLPQAPSFKLGHLSEWLGISHDDPHRALSDALVTTKLLDYLLKKLNCLPLTTIKHLKRLAPDFKSQLNEILSEQQEAAKQNKAINDRFNYAYNIAFKPIEASVRDNTIDQTLSFGEYLDTLFSEKSELRNQIANYEERPGQKEMAESIYHAFQSQQHALIEAGTGTGKTLAYLIAACYQSTKQRQKVLISTYLIHLQQQILLHEWPQLQKALPFECDIAVLKGKDHYINLAKFSQALHEESYNYDQVLTKAILLIWLTETNTGDIDEIQLPASGEQLFKRISARNQVQHVKQDSYENIYYQTARKKAETADVLIINHSLLADAMKQDDGIIQSHDHLIVDEAHHLERVVANHYGLQINSIVYHKKLKSIEHFIENSLIENNQIKRSLQNFVNVAIESSELLFNFLFHYVDKYKKNNSSKNELGRSQVLIENKDHSDWLLIIEMAERLEFALYDLIRQLDQLNFNDLNQARKILFTEDLLTMKNSISEFFRSNVFNKQVKWIETERLGTQKVVYLYQQPLNTNQIIADDLNNRIKSIVYLSASLSVSGNFDFIKNELGLNNQHLLESNIISPFPFHEQVQLLIPNDFPIADYENFDPFIEATCELIFTMADITSGRMLILFNSYDMLRKAYYLLKEIFDEQYLLIAQGITSGSHERLKKNFQSFDKSILLGTNAFWEGLDIPGDDLSVVMMVRLPFESPNHPIVNQKHQLIAENGKNPFVSYSLPKAVIRFKQGFGRLIRSQSDRGIIVVCDDRIMTKRYGKAFTDSIPNVPIHHRRTNELLDITNDWFFNN; this is encoded by the coding sequence ATGAAGACTTTTGCGATTGTAGACTTAGAGACAACTGGTAATTCAGCACATAAAGGGGACCGAATTATTGAAGTTGCTATTGTAATTTACCGAGATGGTAAAATCATCAAGCAATATAATCAACTCATCAATCCTGAAACACATATTTCAAGATTTATTAGCTATTTAACAGGCATCACAAATGAAACGGTCGTTGATCGACCTATTTTTTCTGAGGTCGCTCATGAGATATATTCGCATTTTGAAAATGTATATTTTGTTGCACATAACGTACCTTTTGATCTCGGATTTTTAAATTATGAATTAAAGAATGCAGGTTTACCTGCTATTACTCAACCAGTTATCGACACTGTCGAGCTTAGCCGAATTTTATTGCCTCAAGCGCCAAGCTTTAAATTGGGTCATTTATCAGAGTGGCTTGGAATTTCCCATGACGATCCACATAGAGCTTTATCAGACGCACTTGTAACAACAAAATTACTAGATTATTTATTAAAGAAATTAAACTGCTTACCGTTAACAACGATCAAGCACTTAAAAAGACTAGCACCAGATTTTAAAAGCCAATTAAATGAAATATTGTCAGAGCAACAAGAAGCAGCAAAACAAAATAAGGCAATTAATGATCGATTTAATTATGCTTATAACATTGCATTTAAACCAATTGAAGCGAGTGTTCGAGACAATACAATAGATCAAACTCTATCATTTGGTGAGTACTTAGATACTTTGTTTAGTGAGAAATCTGAGTTAAGAAATCAAATCGCTAACTATGAGGAACGCCCTGGCCAAAAGGAAATGGCAGAGTCTATTTATCATGCATTTCAAAGTCAACAACACGCATTAATTGAAGCAGGGACTGGAACGGGTAAAACTTTAGCATATCTGATAGCTGCTTGTTATCAATCAACAAAGCAACGCCAAAAAGTATTAATTAGTACATATTTGATTCATTTACAGCAACAAATATTACTACATGAATGGCCACAATTACAGAAGGCACTCCCTTTTGAATGTGACATTGCCGTATTAAAAGGGAAAGATCATTATATAAATCTGGCCAAGTTTAGCCAAGCACTACATGAAGAGAGTTATAATTATGATCAAGTGCTAACAAAAGCTATTTTACTTATCTGGTTGACCGAAACTAATACGGGAGATATTGATGAAATTCAATTGCCGGCTAGTGGAGAACAACTATTTAAACGGATTTCAGCTAGAAATCAAGTACAACATGTTAAACAAGATTCATATGAAAATATTTATTATCAAACAGCGCGTAAAAAAGCAGAAACTGCCGATGTATTAATCATAAATCACTCATTATTAGCTGATGCAATGAAGCAAGATGATGGTATTATTCAATCTCACGATCATCTGATTGTCGATGAAGCACATCATTTGGAACGGGTTGTGGCAAATCATTATGGCTTACAAATTAATTCAATTGTTTATCATAAGAAGCTTAAATCTATTGAGCACTTTATCGAGAATAGTTTAATTGAAAATAACCAAATTAAGCGAAGCTTGCAAAATTTCGTTAATGTGGCAATTGAATCAAGTGAATTATTATTTAATTTTCTATTTCATTACGTTGATAAGTATAAAAAGAATAATTCTAGTAAAAATGAGTTAGGTCGATCTCAAGTTTTAATCGAAAATAAAGACCATTCTGATTGGCTCCTAATTATTGAAATGGCAGAACGGTTAGAATTTGCTTTATATGATTTAATTAGGCAGCTTGATCAACTGAATTTCAATGATTTAAATCAAGCGCGGAAAATTTTATTTACTGAGGATTTGCTAACTATGAAAAACTCAATTAGCGAATTTTTCAGATCAAATGTATTCAATAAACAAGTTAAATGGATTGAAACTGAACGACTAGGAACGCAGAAAGTCGTCTATTTATATCAACAACCACTCAATACGAATCAAATCATTGCTGATGATTTAAATAATCGAATAAAGAGCATTGTTTACTTAAGTGCATCATTATCAGTATCAGGGAATTTTGATTTTATCAAGAATGAGCTAGGTTTGAATAATCAGCATTTATTGGAGTCAAATATAATCTCACCATTTCCATTTCATGAGCAAGTTCAACTCTTAATTCCAAACGATTTCCCAATTGCTGATTATGAAAATTTTGATCCTTTTATTGAGGCAACTTGTGAATTAATCTTTACAATGGCTGATATAACAAGTGGTCGTATGCTTATTTTATTTAATTCTTATGATATGCTTAGAAAAGCCTATTACTTATTAAAAGAAATATTTGATGAGCAGTACTTATTAATTGCGCAAGGTATTACAAGTGGAAGTCATGAACGTCTTAAAAAGAACTTTCAAAGTTTTGATAAGTCAATTCTACTTGGTACAAATGCCTTTTGGGAAGGGTTAGACATACCTGGAGATGATTTATCTGTTGTGATGATGGTTAGATTACCTTTTGAATCACCTAATCACCCAATTGTAAATCAGAAACATCAACTTATTGCTGAAAATGGAAAAAATCCATTTGTATCATATTCACTTCCTAAAGCAGTTATTCGGTTTAAACAAGGTTTTGGTCGATTAATTCGTTCACAATCTGACCGTGGGATAATAGTTGTCTGTGATGATCGAATTATGACAAAAAGATATGGTAAAGCATTTACAGACTCGATCCCTAATGTACCTATCCATCATCGTCGAACAAATGAATTATTGGATATAACAAATGATTGGTTTTTTAACAATTAA
- a CDS encoding cell wall elongation regulator TseB-like domain-containing protein produces the protein MINHTDQSIKINRLKIFIGLLIGIVVMLLAYCIYLYQYINQSKADMFDNTLARVNNELKLDSIKQISRYHGTVFYHVVEAETIDNEAIVVFVDQTDELKELIVYSKSDWIADNDIINQWKLDVNYQEIYHIQYGLRDDIPLLEIVYLDQNNRLSYDYYRLENGEYDSGISFANKSNYR, from the coding sequence ATGATTAATCATACCGATCAATCGATCAAAATCAATCGCTTGAAAATATTTATTGGACTTCTTATAGGCATTGTAGTTATGTTGCTTGCATACTGTATCTATTTATATCAATACATTAATCAATCAAAAGCTGACATGTTCGACAACACATTAGCCCGGGTCAATAATGAATTGAAACTAGATTCTATTAAGCAGATTTCACGCTACCATGGTACCGTTTTTTATCATGTCGTGGAAGCTGAAACAATAGATAATGAAGCAATTGTAGTTTTTGTTGATCAGACTGATGAGTTAAAAGAATTAATTGTTTATTCAAAATCTGATTGGATCGCTGACAATGATATTATCAATCAGTGGAAATTAGATGTGAATTACCAAGAAATTTATCATATCCAATATGGATTAAGAGATGATATTCCGTTATTAGAGATAGTTTATCTTGATCAAAATAATCGACTCAGCTATGATTATTATCGATTAGAAAATGGCGAGTATGATAGTGGTATATCATTTGCAAATAAATCAAATTACAGGTAG
- a CDS encoding pyridoxal phosphate-dependent aminotransferase, with product MELSNRVQTLTPSSTLAITGKAKALKDAGHDVIGLGAGEPDFNTPDYIIEAAEYAMKNGLTRYTPSGGILELREAIVNKMLRDHQLSYQPEQVIVTTGAKHALFTLFQVLLNKGDEVIVPAPYWVSYTEQIKLAEGTPVIVDCLESNDYKLSAEQLEAVITDKTKALIINSPNNPTGMMYSEAELKAIGEVCLKHNLMIISDEIYEKLTYTDRPHVSIAQLSDELKQQTIVINGVSKSHAMTGWRIGYACGDSKIIKAMTNYASHSTSNPTTISQYGALAAYQANDDEIELMKKSFKDRLEQGYEMLNKLPGFKCIKPQGAFYLFPNVTEALKLTGFNNVDDFAAAILEEEKVAIIPGSGFGAPNNVRLSYATDLDQLLEAIKRIERFLLNNQK from the coding sequence ATGGAATTATCAAATCGAGTACAAACTTTAACACCTTCTTCAACACTAGCTATTACAGGAAAGGCTAAGGCTCTTAAAGATGCAGGACATGATGTGATTGGTTTAGGTGCTGGTGAACCAGATTTCAACACACCAGATTATATAATTGAAGCAGCTGAGTATGCAATGAAAAATGGCCTAACACGATACACGCCTTCAGGAGGTATCCTTGAGCTTCGGGAGGCAATAGTAAATAAAATGCTAAGAGATCATCAGCTTAGCTATCAGCCAGAACAAGTTATTGTAACAACTGGAGCGAAACACGCTTTATTCACACTTTTTCAGGTGTTATTAAACAAAGGGGACGAAGTGATTGTACCTGCCCCATACTGGGTAAGTTATACAGAACAAATTAAATTAGCAGAGGGTACTCCAGTTATTGTTGATTGTTTAGAATCAAATGATTACAAACTGTCAGCAGAACAGTTGGAAGCTGTCATAACTGATAAGACTAAAGCGCTCATTATTAATTCACCAAATAACCCAACTGGTATGATGTATTCAGAGGCTGAACTAAAAGCTATTGGTGAGGTTTGCTTAAAACATAATTTAATGATTATCTCTGATGAGATTTATGAAAAATTAACTTATACAGATCGACCACATGTTTCAATCGCACAATTATCAGACGAATTAAAACAACAAACAATAGTAATCAATGGCGTATCTAAGTCTCATGCCATGACTGGATGGCGTATTGGTTACGCTTGTGGAGATTCGAAAATCATTAAAGCAATGACAAACTATGCATCACATTCAACATCGAATCCAACGACAATTTCACAATATGGTGCATTAGCAGCATATCAGGCAAATGACGATGAGATTGAGTTAATGAAAAAATCATTTAAAGACAGATTAGAACAAGGTTATGAAATGCTGAATAAACTGCCAGGATTTAAATGTATTAAACCACAAGGTGCATTTTATTTATTCCCAAATGTGACTGAAGCATTAAAATTAACTGGTTTTAACAATGTTGATGATTTTGCAGCAGCGATACTTGAAGAAGAGAAAGTTGCGATCATTCCAGGGTCAGGCTTTGGAGCACCAAATAATGTTCGTTTATCGTATGCAACAGACTTAGACCAACTTTTAGAAGCAATTAAACGAATTGAGCGATTTTTACTAAATAATCAAAAGTAA
- the asnS gene encoding asparagine--tRNA ligase, whose product MKTTINQVKNYLNKEVTIGGWLANKRSSGKIAFLQLRDGTGFIQGVVVKAEVTEEVFTIAKGLSQESSVYVTGTIVEDTRSPFGYEMQVKNIEVIHEAVDYPITPKEHGTEFLMDHRHLWLRSKRQHAVMKIRNEIIRATYEFFNDNGFIKIDPPILTATSAEGTTDLFHTEYFDQEAYLSQSGQLYLEAAAMAFGKVFSFGPTFRAEKSKTRRHLIEFWMMEPEMAFVEHEESLEVQENYITYIAQSVLKNCELELKTLDRDLDKLKNIQAPFPRITYDEAIKILKEKGFDDIEWGDDFGAPHETAISEDFDKPVFITHYPAELKAFYMKPDPERPEVVLCADLIAPEGYGEIIGGSQRIDDFELMEERYQTHNLTGESYQWYLELRKYGSVPHSGFGVGLERTVAWFSGVKHVRETIPFPRLLNRLYP is encoded by the coding sequence GTGAAAACAACAATTAATCAAGTAAAAAATTATCTAAACAAAGAAGTAACAATTGGTGGTTGGCTTGCCAATAAAAGATCAAGTGGAAAAATTGCATTTTTACAATTACGTGATGGAACAGGATTTATCCAAGGAGTTGTTGTAAAAGCTGAAGTGACAGAAGAAGTATTTACAATTGCAAAAGGATTATCACAAGAATCATCAGTATATGTTACTGGTACAATTGTAGAGGATACACGTTCACCATTCGGCTATGAAATGCAAGTGAAAAATATCGAAGTGATCCATGAAGCTGTTGATTATCCAATCACACCAAAAGAGCATGGAACAGAATTCTTAATGGATCATCGTCATCTATGGTTACGATCAAAGAGACAGCATGCCGTAATGAAAATTAGAAATGAAATTATTCGTGCAACTTATGAATTCTTTAATGATAATGGCTTTATCAAAATCGATCCACCAATTTTAACTGCTACATCTGCCGAAGGAACAACAGACTTATTCCATACAGAGTACTTTGATCAAGAGGCATATTTATCTCAAAGTGGACAATTATACTTAGAAGCAGCGGCAATGGCGTTTGGTAAAGTTTTCTCATTTGGTCCAACATTCCGAGCAGAAAAATCAAAAACACGTCGCCATTTAATTGAGTTTTGGATGATGGAACCAGAGATGGCGTTTGTTGAGCATGAAGAGAGTTTAGAGGTCCAAGAAAATTATATTACGTATATTGCTCAATCAGTACTAAAAAATTGTGAATTAGAATTAAAAACACTTGATAGAGATCTTGATAAACTGAAAAACATTCAAGCACCTTTCCCAAGAATCACTTATGATGAAGCAATTAAGATCTTGAAAGAAAAAGGCTTCGATGACATTGAGTGGGGAGATGACTTTGGTGCACCACATGAAACAGCAATTTCTGAAGACTTTGATAAACCAGTGTTTATTACACACTACCCAGCTGAATTAAAGGCATTTTACATGAAACCAGATCCAGAACGACCAGAAGTCGTTTTATGTGCAGACTTAATTGCACCAGAAGGCTACGGAGAAATTATCGGTGGCTCACAACGAATTGATGATTTTGAATTGATGGAAGAACGCTATCAAACACATAACTTAACTGGTGAATCGTACCAGTGGTATCTAGAGTTACGTAAATACGGTAGTGTACCACATTCAGGTTTCGGGGTCGGTTTAGAGAGAACTGTTGCTTGGTTCTCAGGAGTGAAACACGTACGTGAAACGATTCCATTCCCAAGATTATTAAACAGATTATATCCATAA
- a CDS encoding DnaD domain-containing protein, with the protein MNELYQLVLSDQMMIPKTLFLKYKYLSIDEEELAVILHIHRFSQEGVHFPTPYKLAELMSIDEQKCSQILRQLIQKDLLTIIEFHTENDIVNERYSLEPLWKKLYQKQQEPKETIDTSDQLMNIFVLFEQEFGRPLSPFEIETINIWLDDEVLEPSLIKAALREAVLMNKLNFRYIDRILSEWSRKGICTVDQAREHSKQFRQAQQNPQSIRPKADPSIYYNWLEEED; encoded by the coding sequence ATGAATGAATTATATCAATTAGTGCTGTCAGATCAAATGATGATACCAAAAACATTATTTCTAAAATATAAATATTTATCAATTGATGAAGAGGAGTTAGCTGTAATCTTACATATTCATCGATTTAGTCAAGAGGGAGTCCATTTCCCAACTCCATACAAACTTGCAGAATTAATGTCAATTGACGAACAGAAATGTAGTCAAATCCTTAGACAGCTGATTCAAAAAGATTTACTAACAATTATAGAATTTCATACAGAAAATGATATCGTAAATGAACGTTATTCATTAGAGCCATTGTGGAAAAAATTATATCAAAAACAACAAGAACCGAAAGAAACGATTGATACAAGTGATCAATTAATGAATATTTTTGTTTTATTTGAACAGGAATTTGGTCGTCCATTATCACCATTTGAAATTGAGACGATTAATATATGGCTAGATGATGAAGTACTTGAACCAAGCTTAATAAAGGCAGCTTTAAGAGAGGCTGTTTTGATGAATAAATTAAACTTTAGATACATTGATCGGATTTTGAGTGAATGGTCAAGAAAGGGAATTTGTACAGTTGACCAGGCAAGAGAACACTCTAAACAGTTTCGACAAGCACAACAAAATCCTCAAAGCATCAGACCAAAAGCTGATCCATCAATTTACTATAATTGGCTAGAAGAAGAGGATTAA
- the nth gene encoding endonuclease III: MLNLKQIRYCLDVMTEMFPNAACELVHDNPFELLVAVVLSAQATDEHVNKVTKDLFKKYKTPYDYISVPLEELQQDIKSIGLFRNKAKNIQKLSETLINEYNGQVPQTFEELESLAGVGRKTANVVLSVAFGVPAIAVDTHVERVTKRLGICRWKDTPLEVEKTLMRKVPKEEWSATHHRLIFFGRYHCKARTPNCDDCELLSLCREGQKRMRQKENN; the protein is encoded by the coding sequence ATGCTAAATTTAAAGCAAATTCGTTATTGTCTAGACGTAATGACTGAAATGTTTCCAAATGCAGCGTGTGAACTCGTACATGATAATCCATTTGAACTATTAGTTGCGGTAGTTTTATCTGCTCAAGCAACTGATGAACACGTTAATAAGGTAACTAAAGACTTATTTAAAAAATATAAAACGCCATATGATTATATATCAGTACCACTAGAAGAATTACAACAAGATATTAAGTCAATCGGATTATTTAGGAATAAAGCAAAGAATATCCAAAAGCTGTCCGAGACATTAATAAATGAATATAATGGACAAGTACCTCAAACCTTTGAAGAATTAGAATCGTTAGCCGGAGTAGGGCGTAAAACAGCTAATGTCGTTCTATCTGTAGCATTTGGTGTCCCTGCAATTGCGGTCGATACACATGTTGAAAGAGTTACAAAACGTTTAGGTATTTGTCGCTGGAAGGATACACCGCTCGAAGTTGAAAAGACTTTAATGCGAAAAGTTCCAAAAGAGGAGTGGAGTGCAACGCATCATCGACTAATCTTTTTTGGACGTTATCATTGTAAAGCGAGAACACCTAACTGCGATGATTGTGAATTACTAAGTCTCTGTCGTGAAGGTCAGAAAAGAATGAGACAAAAAGAGAATAATTAA